The Alkalilimnicola sp. S0819 genome includes a window with the following:
- a CDS encoding RHS repeat-associated core domain-containing protein — translation MKTPAKQQNPPRRARLLAAALTVLLLGLLQPATAAVELPSGYYHTTVEDLTIKILGGHIKARRTWYRGRWQFNRAWNNLKIEYDALSGEISTITRNLDVYEPSGSSKELFVYDGRYTLRKLDTGFRWADRKGNWIEYDNAGHINRYGDRNNITVSFGYDSAGQRTGVFDHHGRQVLWYEYSNGRVSAVHDYTQPSPRRVEYTWVEGKLTAVKDVLGNTWRYSYSGGELTRITDPEGRPIHIAYHAESGSSTSGGTTSGGSGSSTTAAFYASDSGDSIEHARRVASVTLADGTGPRYVYDYDSTKKQFYVKTTQSSGKVTEQWYDREGYKIREDINGLTVANILHSSDRRRTVTTNELGQKTIEEYDEHRNRTKITYPDGASKSWRYDPVYSQVLQETNELGIVTQYTYDAQGNLTRMVEAVGKPAERTTTFTYDQHGQRLTQTKAGDARTATARTSYTYDAWGNLTSRTDPEGYTVRLVAHDAMGNALAMDDERGKRWRRSFDASGKLTAQINPLGQSTRYAYDRSGKLVSITDAAQNTIRYTYDASHRRVSVTDALGGEISIAYNDQGQLATVTDQTGKRLGAYSYDARGLLASTTDGAGNTVAHTYGSQGSGARWHELSAIQYPTYSETYQYDSRGRRTLARRVLSETTALETQYRYNAAGWRTALIDPKGRSTTYTHDALGRLASVADPAEGVTAYTYDDRDNLLEVHNARGIRLRRYTYDGNDRRTAEIWPDERAWRYTFDPVGNPATRIDAKGQRRVFTFDDARRLVSLQDYQTDGALARSSSFSYDQLGRLTGYDDGTTRGSYTYDPQHRLTGATVDYGAFSKSLGYSYHRNGLKASFTGADGTTTQYGYDVANRLVSIQVPGQGSLSYTAHQWFAPTRAVLPGGGGQSFAYDALMRPQRIAATDPANQPLLDYRYDYDRAGNITQKTTSQGTHHYDYDRLDRLTQADNPTLADEAYTYDPVGNRLSSLDTTEAWEYDASDQLLGHDTATFQYDANGGLIQKTVKGVTTEYRYGTDSRLRAVALPDGRQASYYYDPFGRRLWKEVDGERTYFLYAEEGLVAEFDASGQPIREYGYKPDSTWGTAPLWMKAGGETYYYLNDHLGTPQQLVTAGGRRAWGADYAAFGEAKPLTTAVDNPLRFPGQYVDQETGLHYNWHRYYDTQTGRYIASDPIGLAAGVNTYQYASSNSLTITDPTGLVDWSGTVSGGAIIAAGFFVFDLETECVNGKKGYAKVLMTGPGIGAGLLDASASQSSITLTDATSSPAPRSVFNDRSLEGGFIATAAWSMGQTASQRLGQKLGGGSGKADGVGCAAVRLGDAGGSGCGSIFGVDVSIGLFFGSSTVLEARVEDCSCTKE, via the coding sequence ATGAAGACCCCGGCAAAGCAACAGAACCCCCCACGGCGCGCCCGGCTCCTTGCCGCCGCCCTGACGGTTCTCCTGCTCGGCCTCCTACAACCGGCCACCGCCGCGGTAGAACTCCCCAGCGGCTACTACCACACCACCGTGGAAGACCTCACGATCAAGATCCTCGGCGGCCACATCAAGGCCCGCCGCACCTGGTACCGCGGCCGCTGGCAGTTCAACCGTGCCTGGAACAACCTCAAGATCGAGTACGACGCGCTGAGCGGCGAGATCAGCACCATCACCCGCAACCTCGACGTCTACGAGCCCAGCGGCTCGAGCAAGGAGCTCTTCGTCTACGACGGGCGCTACACCCTACGCAAGCTCGACACCGGCTTCCGCTGGGCCGACCGCAAGGGCAACTGGATCGAGTACGACAACGCCGGCCATATCAACCGGTACGGGGACCGCAACAACATCACGGTCAGCTTCGGCTACGACAGCGCCGGCCAGCGCACCGGCGTGTTCGACCACCACGGCCGCCAGGTGCTCTGGTACGAGTACAGCAACGGCCGGGTCAGCGCGGTCCACGACTACACCCAGCCCAGCCCGCGCCGGGTGGAGTACACTTGGGTGGAGGGCAAGCTCACCGCCGTCAAGGACGTGCTCGGCAACACCTGGCGCTACAGCTACTCGGGTGGCGAGCTCACCCGGATCACGGACCCAGAAGGGCGCCCCATCCACATCGCCTACCACGCCGAGAGCGGCAGCTCGACGAGCGGCGGCACCACCTCGGGCGGCAGCGGCTCAAGCACCACCGCCGCCTTCTACGCCAGCGACAGCGGCGACTCCATCGAACACGCCCGACGCGTGGCCAGCGTGACCTTGGCCGACGGCACCGGCCCGCGCTACGTCTACGACTACGACAGCACCAAGAAGCAGTTCTACGTGAAGACCACCCAGAGCTCGGGCAAGGTCACCGAGCAGTGGTACGACCGCGAGGGCTACAAGATCCGCGAGGACATCAACGGCCTGACGGTTGCCAACATCCTCCACAGCTCCGATCGGCGGCGCACGGTCACCACCAACGAGCTCGGGCAAAAGACCATCGAGGAGTACGACGAGCACCGCAACCGGACCAAAATCACCTACCCGGACGGCGCGAGCAAGAGCTGGCGCTATGACCCGGTCTACTCCCAGGTGCTGCAAGAGACCAACGAGCTGGGCATCGTCACCCAGTACACCTACGACGCCCAGGGAAACCTCACCCGGATGGTCGAGGCAGTAGGAAAGCCTGCCGAGCGCACCACCACCTTTACGTACGACCAGCACGGCCAGCGCCTCACCCAGACCAAAGCCGGGGATGCGCGCACCGCGACGGCGAGGACGAGCTATACGTACGATGCCTGGGGCAACCTCACCAGCCGCACGGATCCTGAGGGCTACACGGTGCGCCTGGTGGCTCACGACGCGATGGGTAATGCACTGGCGATGGATGATGAGCGCGGCAAACGCTGGCGGCGCAGCTTTGATGCGAGCGGCAAGCTTACCGCCCAGATCAACCCCCTGGGCCAGAGCACCCGCTATGCCTATGATCGCAGCGGGAAGCTCGTAAGCATCACGGATGCTGCGCAGAACACGATCCGCTACACCTATGACGCCAGTCACCGTAGAGTCAGCGTGACCGATGCCCTGGGCGGCGAAATCAGCATTGCCTATAACGATCAGGGGCAGCTCGCAACGGTCACCGACCAGACAGGGAAACGCTTGGGCGCGTACAGCTACGATGCGCGCGGTTTGCTCGCGAGCACGACGGATGGGGCGGGCAACACCGTCGCCCATACTTACGGAAGCCAGGGCAGTGGTGCGCGCTGGCATGAGCTCAGTGCCATCCAGTATCCGACCTACAGCGAGACCTACCAGTACGACAGCCGCGGCCGCCGCACCCTCGCGCGCCGGGTGCTCTCCGAGACCACCGCCCTGGAGACCCAGTACCGTTACAACGCCGCCGGCTGGCGCACCGCGCTGATCGACCCCAAGGGCCGGTCCACGACCTACACGCACGACGCCCTGGGCCGCCTGGCGAGTGTCGCCGACCCGGCCGAAGGTGTGACCGCTTACACCTACGACGACCGGGATAACCTGCTCGAAGTCCACAACGCCCGCGGCATCCGGCTGCGCCGCTATACCTACGATGGCAACGACCGGCGCACCGCCGAGATCTGGCCCGATGAGCGCGCCTGGCGCTACACTTTCGACCCTGTGGGGAACCCGGCCACCCGTATTGACGCCAAGGGTCAGCGCCGGGTCTTTACCTTTGATGACGCCCGACGGCTGGTGAGCTTGCAGGACTACCAGACCGACGGTGCGCTGGCGCGCAGCAGCAGTTTCAGTTACGACCAGCTCGGGCGCCTGACGGGCTACGACGACGGCACGACCCGCGGCAGCTACACCTACGACCCGCAGCACCGCCTGACCGGCGCCACCGTGGACTACGGCGCCTTCAGCAAGAGCCTGGGCTACAGCTACCACCGCAACGGGTTGAAGGCGAGCTTCACGGGCGCCGACGGCACCACCACCCAGTACGGCTATGACGTCGCCAATCGCCTGGTCAGCATTCAGGTGCCGGGGCAGGGCAGCCTCAGCTACACAGCCCATCAGTGGTTTGCGCCCACCCGGGCCGTACTGCCCGGTGGTGGCGGGCAAAGCTTCGCTTACGATGCGCTGATGCGCCCGCAGCGCATCGCCGCCACCGACCCAGCGAACCAGCCGCTGCTTGACTACCGTTACGACTACGACCGCGCCGGCAACATCACCCAGAAGACCACCTCCCAGGGCACCCACCACTACGACTATGACCGGCTGGACCGGTTGACCCAGGCCGACAACCCCACCCTCGCCGACGAGGCGTACACCTATGACCCGGTGGGCAACCGACTGAGCAGCCTGGATACCACTGAAGCGTGGGAATACGACGCCAGTGACCAACTGCTGGGCCACGACACGGCCACTTTCCAGTACGACGCCAACGGCGGCCTGATCCAGAAGACCGTCAAGGGTGTAACCACCGAGTACCGCTACGGCACCGACAGCCGCCTTCGCGCGGTGGCACTCCCGGACGGGCGGCAGGCGAGCTATTACTACGATCCCTTTGGCCGGCGGCTATGGAAGGAGGTGGACGGCGAACGTACCTACTTCCTCTATGCCGAGGAGGGACTGGTGGCGGAGTTTGACGCAAGCGGCCAACCCATCCGCGAATACGGCTACAAGCCGGACAGCACCTGGGGCACCGCGCCGCTGTGGATGAAGGCGGGTGGGGAGACCTACTACTATCTCAATGATCATCTGGGCACGCCGCAGCAGCTTGTCACCGCGGGCGGACGTCGCGCCTGGGGGGCGGACTACGCAGCTTTTGGGGAGGCAAAACCATTAACGACCGCTGTGGACAACCCGCTGCGGTTTCCGGGGCAGTACGTCGATCAAGAGACTGGGCTGCATTACAACTGGCATCGGTACTATGACACACAGACCGGGCGGTATATCGCCTCCGACCCCATCGGTCTGGCTGCCGGGGTGAATACGTATCAGTATGCTTCGTCGAACTCCTTAACTATTACGGACCCGACTGGTCTCGTCGATTGGAGCGGTACGGTTTCGGGGGGCGCGATTATTGCGGCTGGTTTCTTTGTATTCGACTTGGAGACCGAGTGCGTAAATGGGAAAAAGGGCTACGCCAAGGTGCTTATGACTGGACCGGGCATCGGTGCGGGTTTGCTCGATGCGTCAGCATCGCAGTCTTCTATTACGCTGACAGACGCGACGTCATCTCCAGCACCTCGGTCTGTTTTCAATGACCGGTCGCTGGAGGGAGGCTTTATTGCGACGGCGGCTTGGTCGATGGGTCAGACAGCAAGTCAGCGTCTTGGTCAGAAGCTAGGAGGCGGATCGGGTAAGGCTGATGGAGTCGGGTGCGCGGCAGTGCGGCTCGGCGATGCAGGTGGTTCTGGGTGTGGTTCCATCTTCGGTGTCGATGTCAGCATTGGTTTATTCTTCGGCTCGTCGACGGTGCTAGAGGCCCGCGTCGAAGACTGTTCTTGCACGAAGGAGTAG
- a CDS encoding IS481 family transposase yields MKIRLHANAATTPRIRREIQQSTDTNRALAARYNISIDTVRRWRQRDDINDRSHTRHRLHTTITPAQEVIAVELRKLLLLPLDDLLVVVREFLNPNVSRSGLDRCLRRHGVSRLADLREQQEPAPVKQASKGFKPYEPGYLHIDYKYLPQMPDEDARRYLFVAIDRATRWVYLELRADKSMSAASAFLKRVLAKVPFKVHRILTDNDKAFTDRLSGRGPTGKHPFDQICSKAGAEHRLIPVRRPQTNGMVERFNGRISEVLQTHRFDSRLDLEQTLKRYCHLYNHHIPQKALSHKPPIQALQEWQSRRPELFVKEVRNHPGPDS; encoded by the coding sequence ATGAAGATCCGTCTGCATGCGAACGCTGCCACCACACCGAGGATCCGGCGGGAGATCCAGCAGTCCACTGACACTAACCGTGCGCTGGCAGCGCGCTACAACATCAGCATTGATACGGTGCGCCGCTGGCGTCAGCGCGATGACATCAACGACCGCTCGCATACGCGGCACCGTCTGCACACGACGATCACCCCGGCCCAGGAGGTGATTGCGGTGGAACTACGCAAACTCCTGTTGCTGCCCTTGGACGACCTGCTCGTGGTCGTGCGCGAGTTCCTCAACCCCAATGTCTCACGCTCGGGCCTGGACCGTTGCCTGCGCCGGCACGGCGTGAGCCGCCTGGCCGACCTGCGGGAGCAGCAGGAGCCCGCACCCGTGAAGCAGGCGAGCAAGGGCTTCAAGCCTTACGAGCCGGGCTATCTGCACATCGACTACAAATACCTGCCACAAATGCCGGACGAGGACGCGCGGCGATACTTGTTCGTCGCCATCGACCGCGCCACCCGCTGGGTCTACCTGGAATTGCGCGCCGACAAAAGCATGAGCGCAGCCAGCGCCTTTCTAAAGCGCGTGTTGGCCAAGGTGCCGTTCAAGGTCCACCGCATCCTCACAGACAACGACAAGGCTTTCACGGACCGGCTCAGCGGGCGGGGCCCCACCGGCAAGCACCCCTTCGACCAGATCTGCTCCAAGGCTGGCGCCGAGCACCGACTGATCCCTGTGCGCCGCCCCCAGACCAACGGCATGGTCGAACGCTTCAACGGCCGTATCAGCGAGGTGCTGCAGACTCACCGCTTCGACAGTCGGCTCGACTTGGAGCAGACCCTGAAGCGATACTGCCACCTCTACAATCACCACATCCCGCAGAAGGCGTTGAGCCACAAGCCGCCTATTCAGGCCCTGCAAGAGTGGCAAAGCCGGCGACCGGAATTATTCGTAAAAGAAGTCAGGAATCACCCGGGACCCGACAGTTAG